In Ictalurus furcatus strain D&B chromosome 20, Billie_1.0, whole genome shotgun sequence, the DNA window caattagAAGACAAGCGCATAAACaatgatggaaacacatttattgAATAACTTCCTCAgtgtgcataaaaaaaaaaaagtcatgtggctttgcctcaacaaatcatgtggttggataattggctcagaaatgtgtttttctgtggGTGTGGTGGGTCACATAACTGGACTAACCAGTCGACCAATCTCTtttagtgatgtgtcgttcatgaacgattcgttcattttgaacaaatctttaatatgacttgGGAACAATGAGTTGTCTCGGagagtgattcattcatttttcaccACACATGCACTGCAACATCCCCAGGTTCTGAGGTTCTGTATAGGAAACAGAAACgtttagttcacctctcgagtcttcggttCGAGTCATTCATTCTTCCAGTGAACGCCGCATAAGCGATGCACCATGCAGTACAGCAAACGGGATAAACGAATGACTCAAACACGAAGattcgagaggtgaactaatcatttgtttccggggaacagacaTGACAAAAGAACGCCCCGGATCAGGAGGTGAAGTGAACTAACTGAAAGGCTATGCAGACAGGCTATCAgtctgcatagcctgaagacccagctaagcaatgaattaatattttgtgtttctcataatttggccttggttgcattagcctgtagtttattttatagtttattaagtactagatgtgttggggaatttaacatgcaacattttaattatattctgctgaaatgaacaaaattaaCGGAATTACTagaaaaaaagattcgttcattttgctgaacgagattcaaagatccgagtcagtaaaatgatctgaCCTTCACATCACTAATCTCTTTGCACAGCATTtcatattattgtttttgtcattctgaaatgcCTGAAACAAAGTCTGTCACCAAAATTATTTGCTATAATTACCTCCAAGAACTGTCTCACATAATTCCATTCCCAAATATCAGGCATCCGATCGCAAGATAACATGGGGTTTGTGATGGCATTTCATCGGCACACTCTGAAGCGCAAGTCATTTATTGTATTGCAAAAAAGAGGCACAGTGGCTTCCCCGGATGCAACAACTTCCATTTGTATTGGTACTTTGCAGCAGTTACCCCAGagtttgttctcttgaacacatgggatggaaacGGTGCTTTCTTCGCAAATGCTTTACACGATATTCCAATGATGACCCTGTTTGCCATTAAACTCACTGCTCATGGCCTACAATAGCAAAGACTTCAATAGCAAAGACTTTAAATAATGATTCTAACCAGAATTCTGATATACATATCAGATCATGAAACTGATCATGAAAATTTTTTTACCATACAATTCCCACACAACAAAACGGTGTCTAAATCGTGCCAAAAATCATACAGTGCAAACCTAGCTTGAACACCCGTCACAGATACATACCGTTAGAGAATTTGCATTGTTTGAGCACCTCACTGAACCCTTCACACAGTTTGAGGTCACTCTGTGTCTGCGCACATTCGAGGAACTGTTTCAGCTCATAGGTGCAGGGATTCTGCTGCACTGGCTCCTGCTGATACATGGGCTGCTGCTGGTACATGGTCTGAGGCTGATAAGGCTCCTGgaggattcattcattcagtgttaTTTATTGCCCAGACACAAGCATGCACATTGTGGCTAAAAAAACTGAATATTcttttggtggaaaaaaaaattatacatagCATATAAACCTGTGGATGTGAAGTTATTTCATGTTATGCATTTACCTGATAGGTGACATCAGGCCTGGCAGCCTCTGAGCTTCCGCCACCGCTGAAGCCGCCTGTCATGGCATGGCCGATCGTGTGACCCACGGCGGAGCCGACCGCAACACCCGCTGCAGTACTGGCCATCTGGGCAAACATACCTGGCTGTCTGGGGGCAGCTGCAGAAGGTGCAGTCACAGCAGTTGCAGGGGCACGTGCAGGAGCGGGTGGAGGTGCTACTCTGGCCACCGGTGGAGGTGGTGCCGGGCGGGATgaatagctgtgatgtgtgtgtaaagatCAACAAGGTGTAAGAACCGATGCAATCTGTGTAATAGCTGATTGTTGACAATCTCAGTAATTTGCAGTGTAACCTGTTGGTTTAGACAACCACATATATCAAAGGACTGAAGATTTCAGTTATTCAAGATCTTCTGAATGTtaacaatcagtacgtttacatggacaacaataatccaatattaacccgattaagacaatactctgattaataaactaccatgtaaacagcgatttctgatgaccttaatccggctaaagtcatacttgaagtaaacacaaatcgaattaagacatatggagtattcctattttagtcgacgtgcattacagacatgtacacactagAGATGTCACAAGAAccaatacttcggtaccaacattcttaaaacgtgatggtACTCGTTTTTCTGGAGTAGCGTTAGAACCGTTTCTAATgcaggtaccgaggttgcaattcttccggacctgatgggggcagcaaatacacgcaagtgttttagtcggtccacaagtggtgaagaacagcagcaacaactacaagcacacgggaaacattacagaagtttagctccactgcgactcgttgagaggaaaggtggtaggtggtatggaatatggaaatacttcgcattcgaggcgggtgacaacaaacatataattgatgctgtgaagccggtgtgcaaccgatgctatcgttcatttcaaacaaagcgaggaaacacctggaatttggcgaagcacctgaaagacggtccatataatctgtttgtttgaggcagctggcattgtagccgtgaaaccagtTAACTCCATGTAATgcttgcgatagccagttatttgttaacgacgctagtgcattgcaatgttataaaatacctcctaatgggccaccatgcatcgccattcagcccgtgtcctgtcagcaacatgtggcctaatgtcacaaataattattctaatgttcatgcttttaataaatctttctggcctgccaccatatcagtgaatttaaactaatgcttgcattcagagtataaggtgtgtgtgtgcacgtgtgcgtttaggagtgcacctccactgtagcctccactcattgtcagacagtgtttgataactaaaatctctctctctctctctctctctttgccagtatcagccagaggagcatgtcctccaggagagtttttaattaaatttttaaaattttattgttataccacaccgtggtatagactttggtatcgagtacttttggtggtatcggtaccgactattagatttttggtattgtgacatcactactacacaccttaatcacactattaacgtcatgtgggagttttcaccgcattttgcgccaggacacacacacacacacaaacacacatatacacacacggcagtgctcaaccgttttatggcaaacaagagagcatggctgtgtCCTAAATCGCGTACTTCCTTACTATATAACAGGtgagatacatgtatctcggccaCTATATAGTGGGCAAGTATGTAGTTTctgacgcagcccacggcttcaagcagtcatctatctgc includes these proteins:
- the chchd2 gene encoding coiled-coil-helix-coiled-coil-helix domain-containing protein 2 translates to MPRGSRSRTSRMAPPSYSSRPAPPPPVARVAPPPAPARAPATAVTAPSAAAPRQPGMFAQMASTAAGVAVGSAVGHTIGHAMTGGFSGGGSSEAARPDVTYQEPYQPQTMYQQQPMYQQEPVQQNPCTYELKQFLECAQTQSDLKLCEGFSEVLKQCKFSNGLP